The Enterococcus sp. 7F3_DIV0205 genome has a window encoding:
- a CDS encoding amidohydrolase produces MDAKQQISALIDAKKDQFITAADRIWGTPETRFATSESVKPFLEILEKEGFSIEKGVANMEHSFVATYGSGNPVIGILAEYDALGNLSQVADLGEQKAVNEGGNGHGCGHNLLGTGALAGAIGVKDLMEQEKLTGTIKLFGCPAEESGYGKAFMARDGVFDCLDIALSWHPMDTSMAWGLSSLAVYQIYYNFKGISAHAAAAPEQGRSALDAAELMNIGVQFLREHIIDEGRVHYAFMDAGGESANVVQPTSSLYYFIRAPKLEQAEEIYKRVNKIAEGAALMTETELEIVFDSACANYLPNHAVTAAMYDNLKDFGNMNLTKEDQEYSQRYYDSLNEATKEGLKVRARQSNPSASEEEIERLGTMPVLDQISPLFFSNATSGSTDVGDVSWVCPTAQVLIGCEPQGTPPHSWQWVANGKSSVAHKGLLAAGKTIATTAYDLLTNPELVAKAKAEHQVTVGGKKYQSAIPADVMPK; encoded by the coding sequence ATGGATGCAAAACAACAAATTTCAGCATTGATCGATGCAAAAAAAGACCAATTTATCACAGCAGCAGATCGGATTTGGGGTACACCAGAAACAAGATTTGCGACAAGTGAATCTGTAAAACCTTTTCTAGAAATTTTAGAAAAAGAAGGTTTCTCAATTGAAAAAGGTGTTGCCAACATGGAACATTCATTTGTTGCAACATATGGCAGTGGGAACCCTGTTATTGGGATTTTAGCTGAATATGATGCGTTAGGTAATTTGAGCCAAGTCGCTGATTTAGGTGAGCAAAAAGCCGTAAATGAAGGCGGTAATGGACATGGGTGTGGACATAATTTACTCGGAACAGGTGCCTTAGCGGGTGCTATTGGTGTTAAAGATTTGATGGAACAAGAAAAATTAACGGGTACGATCAAGTTATTCGGCTGTCCTGCTGAGGAAAGTGGCTACGGAAAAGCCTTCATGGCTAGAGATGGTGTGTTTGATTGCTTGGATATTGCTCTTTCGTGGCACCCGATGGATACAAGTATGGCTTGGGGATTAAGTAGTTTAGCTGTTTATCAAATTTATTATAACTTTAAAGGAATATCTGCTCATGCAGCAGCAGCTCCTGAACAAGGGCGCAGCGCCCTTGATGCAGCGGAATTAATGAATATTGGGGTTCAATTCTTACGTGAACATATCATTGATGAAGGACGTGTCCATTATGCCTTTATGGACGCTGGCGGTGAGTCTGCCAACGTTGTACAGCCGACTTCAAGCTTGTATTATTTTATCCGCGCACCAAAATTAGAACAAGCCGAAGAAATCTACAAACGTGTTAACAAAATCGCAGAAGGTGCGGCGTTGATGACGGAAACAGAATTAGAGATCGTGTTTGATTCTGCTTGCGCTAATTATTTACCAAACCATGCAGTAACAGCTGCAATGTATGACAATTTAAAAGATTTTGGAAATATGAACTTGACCAAAGAAGATCAAGAATATAGCCAAAGATATTATGATAGCCTAAATGAGGCAACAAAAGAAGGGCTGAAAGTTAGAGCCAGACAAAGTAATCCTAGCGCAAGTGAAGAAGAAATTGAGCGTCTGGGTACAATGCCAGTTTTAGATCAAATTAGTCCATTATTCTTTTCAAATGCGACTTCTGGCTCAACTGATGTCGGTGATGTGAGTTGGGTTTGTCCGACAGCTCAAGTTTTAATTGGTTGTGAACCGCAAGGAACGCCGCCGCATTCATGGCAATGGGTTGCTAATGGTAAATCTTCTGTAGCACATAAAGGGTTATTAGCTGCAGGAAAAACAATTGCCACTACGGCTTATGATTTGCTGACAAATCCTGAATTAGTAGCAAAAGCCAAAGCAGAGCATCAAGTAACAGTAGGCGGAAAGAAATATCAATCTGCGATTCCAGCGGATGTAATGCCGAAATAA
- a CDS encoding cell wall protein, translating to MKTVKSLMLGILFSSALLAFSTVSFATEDSTAAEIKTAEVSETETKVTEAKKEMNITPKFKIKEIKTTIGEKGTIQVEQIEGMKDLKGSFKTTVADKSILSINEKGQWQGLKAGKTKATLDFEWDKESLEKIQEKYPDHQLIKQDIAQELPVEVTQPEEKTVDITPNFNSGLVSAKIGETGQFKVDPMGGVADLKGTYLAYIPEGAGREIISVDANGKWTALKPGTTEFILDFQLSDESLKAIEQKNPGSTLIRRDIAYSVKVEVKPAGLLDITPTIDSTSINGKVGDTGQLKVKPIEGIDDTKGSFVTAIQDPSIIEVDAAGKWTALKAGTTEFTVTYNWSDETMKKLAEKYPGYEFSKKETTQVIKVTISENTTGSVKPVGTTKPTGKQLPATNDSSTNGFWITGLFLVFLASIGWYKKSSMNR from the coding sequence ATGAAAACAGTAAAAAGTTTGATGTTGGGGATTTTATTTAGTTCGGCGCTTTTAGCATTTTCGACGGTTTCGTTTGCAACAGAGGATAGCACAGCGGCTGAAATCAAAACAGCTGAGGTATCTGAAACAGAGACGAAAGTCACTGAAGCAAAAAAGGAAATGAATATTACACCAAAATTTAAAATCAAAGAAATCAAAACGACCATTGGTGAAAAGGGCACAATACAAGTTGAACAAATCGAGGGAATGAAAGACCTCAAGGGATCGTTCAAAACCACAGTAGCAGATAAAAGTATTCTTTCGATCAATGAAAAAGGACAATGGCAAGGACTGAAAGCTGGGAAAACCAAAGCAACATTGGATTTTGAATGGGACAAAGAATCCTTAGAAAAAATTCAAGAAAAATATCCAGATCATCAATTGATCAAACAAGATATCGCTCAGGAATTGCCTGTAGAAGTGACTCAACCAGAAGAAAAGACTGTGGATATTACACCTAACTTTAATAGTGGTTTAGTGAGTGCCAAAATTGGAGAAACTGGTCAATTTAAAGTAGATCCAATGGGGGGCGTAGCAGATCTGAAAGGAACCTATTTAGCTTATATTCCAGAAGGTGCTGGTAGAGAAATTATTTCTGTTGACGCAAATGGGAAATGGACAGCATTAAAACCTGGCACGACTGAATTTATCTTGGATTTCCAACTTTCAGATGAATCACTTAAGGCAATTGAACAGAAAAATCCAGGTAGTACATTGATTAGACGAGATATTGCTTATTCGGTAAAAGTAGAAGTGAAACCAGCTGGGTTATTAGATATTACGCCAACAATCGATAGTACTTCGATTAATGGCAAAGTTGGTGATACTGGACAACTAAAAGTGAAACCAATCGAAGGAATCGATGATACCAAAGGTTCTTTTGTTACAGCTATTCAAGACCCTTCAATCATTGAAGTTGATGCTGCAGGCAAATGGACAGCGTTGAAGGCTGGCACAACTGAATTTACAGTTACGTACAATTGGTCTGATGAAACAATGAAGAAATTAGCTGAGAAATATCCAGGTTATGAATTTTCTAAAAAAGAAACAACTCAAGTAATCAAAGTAACGATCTCTGAAAACACTACGGGATCAGTCAAACCAGTAGGTACGACGAAACCCACAGGAAAACAACTACCTGCAACGAATGATTCAAGTACAAACGGATTCTGGATCACTGGACTCTTTCTTGTATTTTTAGCATCAATAGGCTGGTATAAAAAAAGCTCAATGAATAGATAA
- a CDS encoding DeoR/GlpR family DNA-binding transcription regulator, whose protein sequence is MDQKERIAKILELLQEKEKLDAVELAEYFQISKDSIRRDILLIVNEGLAERYRGGITLPIIKTKIEDYSKRLVVNSPEKIQIAKSAVRQISEDQTIWLDVSTTVQFIAKELTQKNVLVVTNSIDNAISATEKSKEQAVFLLGGYFNPASHLLHGTSVINQLANFYFDIAFIGASGINESGLFYSELEDIELKQTIIQNAKRTCVLLDSTKVRNTTNFKLDFTNIDLLITDKPLPETINKQLRKDEVKIILVEGGKK, encoded by the coding sequence ATGGATCAAAAAGAACGGATCGCCAAAATTTTAGAGTTGTTACAAGAAAAAGAAAAACTAGATGCAGTTGAACTAGCGGAGTATTTCCAAATTTCTAAAGACAGCATTCGCCGAGATATTTTGTTGATCGTCAACGAGGGATTAGCTGAAAGGTATCGTGGTGGAATTACACTGCCGATTATCAAGACAAAAATCGAAGACTATTCTAAGCGTTTAGTTGTAAACAGTCCAGAAAAAATTCAAATCGCAAAAAGTGCAGTACGACAAATTAGTGAGGACCAAACCATTTGGCTAGATGTCTCCACTACGGTTCAATTTATTGCGAAAGAACTCACTCAGAAAAATGTCTTAGTCGTCACCAATTCAATCGACAACGCCATATCAGCAACAGAAAAAAGTAAAGAGCAGGCAGTTTTTCTTCTAGGAGGGTATTTTAACCCAGCTTCTCATTTATTGCATGGTACATCAGTGATCAATCAGTTGGCTAACTTTTATTTTGACATTGCCTTCATCGGTGCATCCGGCATCAATGAATCAGGTTTGTTTTATTCTGAATTAGAAGATATTGAGTTGAAGCAGACGATAATCCAGAATGCTAAACGGACTTGTGTCTTATTGGATAGTACAAAGGTTAGGAATACAACCAACTTTAAACTCGATTTTACCAACATCGATCTATTGATCACAGATAAGCCATTACCAGAAACAATAAACAAGCAACTGCGAAAAGACGAAGTAAAAATCATTCTTGTAGAAGGTGGAAAAAAATGA
- the nagA gene encoding N-acetylglucosamine-6-phosphate deacetylase: protein MKTLIQNATISTGDNLEIVDIMIDNGIILEIEPSENDSFSSEAVDQRIDGHKQLLIPGMIDVHIHGANNFDMMDGTTQSIQEVSKKCLETGCTGFLVTSVTSSLEALLTMIDRTKEVIGNEEGAKILGIHLEGPYLNSKRKGMQDPNYLRNPDLKEMDMIFDRAGDLIKMVTVAPELPGCLELITYLKEKNVVVAIAHSDATYEEAQVAFQHGATHITHCFNAMPPIHHRTPGLVTAALENDEVSVQAIIDGVHLHPGIVRLLYKIKGSDGMVLITDALQAMGVGDGAYEFGGHHVTVENGIARLKDGTLASSTVTMNEALKLSVEMGILLDDAIKMGATTPAAILGEQNIGKIAVGFAADLILLDEEFRVVKRILKGTLN from the coding sequence ATGAAGACCCTTATTCAAAACGCAACGATAAGTACAGGAGATAACCTAGAAATAGTAGATATCATGATAGATAATGGAATTATTTTAGAGATAGAACCATCAGAAAATGATTCTTTTTCTAGCGAAGCTGTGGATCAACGAATCGATGGTCACAAGCAATTACTGATTCCTGGCATGATCGATGTCCATATTCATGGAGCTAATAATTTTGATATGATGGATGGGACGACCCAAAGTATTCAAGAAGTCTCAAAAAAATGTTTAGAAACAGGCTGTACAGGCTTTTTAGTGACTTCTGTAACCTCTTCGTTAGAAGCGTTATTGACAATGATCGACCGAACTAAAGAAGTAATTGGGAATGAAGAAGGCGCAAAAATTTTAGGTATTCATTTAGAAGGTCCTTATTTAAATAGTAAAAGAAAAGGAATGCAAGATCCAAACTATCTTAGAAATCCTGATTTAAAAGAAATGGATATGATTTTTGACCGAGCAGGTGATTTAATTAAAATGGTTACTGTAGCACCTGAATTACCAGGCTGTTTGGAATTGATTACCTACCTAAAAGAAAAAAACGTTGTTGTTGCAATCGCGCATTCTGATGCAACGTACGAAGAAGCTCAAGTCGCTTTTCAACACGGTGCAACGCACATCACCCACTGTTTCAATGCAATGCCGCCGATCCATCATCGGACACCAGGATTGGTTACGGCAGCGCTTGAAAACGATGAGGTCAGTGTTCAGGCAATTATTGATGGGGTTCATTTACACCCAGGAATCGTTCGCTTATTGTATAAAATAAAGGGATCGGATGGGATGGTTTTGATCACAGATGCTTTACAGGCTATGGGTGTGGGAGATGGTGCATATGAGTTCGGCGGACATCATGTCACTGTAGAAAATGGGATTGCCCGCTTAAAAGACGGCACCTTGGCATCTAGTACAGTAACGATGAATGAAGCACTTAAATTGAGTGTGGAGATGGGCATTTTACTAGATGATGCAATTAAAATGGGGGCGACTACTCCAGCTGCTATTTTGGGAGAACAAAACATAGGGAAGATTGCGGTAGGATTTGCTGCTGACCTAATTCTTTTAGATGAGGAATTTCGTGTTGTAAAGCGGATTTTAAAAGGAACGCTGAATTAA
- a CDS encoding MerR family transcriptional regulator yields MFKIGEFSELTNISPRMLRHYDKLNLLKPVISHKENGYRYYKPEQINQANQILSLKNIGVPLKDIKVLLANEINQTDYLIKHRKKIETELAEKKLQLAYLDRLEEKNTASISKAVNYPIEIKTINDRLVLSYRQKIESYYHEEQLWQKLFSEIRPQDLANLGPSIAVFHGTDAEIIDIEVMIGIPDKLKPTYPRATMYSIGLVASVVMTGAYSTIPNVHADMLEWLKLNEYILNGNIFNIYHSSPATQEQEELYITEVCYPIKIKADQ; encoded by the coding sequence ATGTTTAAAATCGGCGAGTTCTCTGAATTGACGAATATCAGTCCGCGCATGCTGCGACACTACGATAAACTAAATTTACTTAAACCTGTAATCAGTCATAAAGAAAATGGCTACCGTTACTATAAACCTGAACAAATCAATCAGGCCAATCAAATTCTTTCCCTTAAAAACATTGGGGTTCCGTTAAAGGACATCAAAGTACTTTTGGCTAACGAAATCAACCAAACGGACTATTTGATCAAACACCGAAAAAAAATCGAAACTGAATTAGCTGAAAAAAAGCTGCAACTTGCTTATTTAGATCGATTGGAAGAAAAAAATACTGCTTCAATAAGCAAAGCCGTAAACTATCCGATAGAAATAAAGACTATCAATGATAGGTTGGTTCTTTCCTATCGTCAAAAAATAGAGTCTTATTATCATGAGGAACAGCTTTGGCAGAAATTATTTTCTGAAATAAGACCGCAAGACTTAGCAAATTTAGGACCATCTATTGCTGTTTTTCATGGTACTGATGCAGAGATTATAGATATCGAAGTGATGATTGGTATTCCTGATAAGCTTAAACCAACATACCCTCGCGCAACGATGTACTCAATAGGATTAGTCGCTTCTGTCGTTATGACTGGTGCGTACTCAACAATCCCTAACGTTCATGCAGATATGCTGGAGTGGCTCAAATTAAATGAATACATCCTCAATGGAAATATATTTAATATTTATCATTCCAGTCCTGCTACACAAGAGCAGGAGGAATTATATATTACAGAGGTTTGTTATCCTATAAAAATAAAAGCAGATCAATAA
- a CDS encoding ClbS/DfsB family four-helix bundle protein codes for MRTYATKEELIDEIKKRYEKYDEEFEQVPELLKNQRIEEVDKTPSENLSYQLGWVNLILQWEKEEQAGKIVETPAPGYKWNNLGGLYQSFYEKYGKYSIVEQREMLRASVNEVCLWLETLSDKELFEAGQRNYATTKAMWPLYKWVHINTVAPFTNFRTKIRKWKKLVLTS; via the coding sequence ATGCGCACTTATGCAACTAAAGAGGAATTAATTGACGAAATCAAAAAAAGATATGAGAAGTATGATGAAGAATTTGAACAAGTACCTGAATTGTTGAAGAATCAACGAATCGAAGAGGTAGACAAAACGCCTTCTGAAAATCTGTCTTATCAGCTTGGCTGGGTGAATTTGATCCTTCAATGGGAAAAAGAGGAACAAGCTGGAAAAATAGTGGAAACACCTGCACCAGGGTACAAATGGAATAATTTAGGTGGTTTGTATCAGTCATTTTATGAGAAGTATGGGAAATATAGTATTGTTGAACAAAGAGAAATGTTGAGAGCATCGGTTAATGAGGTATGCTTATGGTTGGAGACACTTTCGGATAAAGAATTATTCGAAGCAGGTCAGAGAAACTATGCCACAACAAAAGCGATGTGGCCGTTATATAAATGGGTACATATCAATACAGTTGCGCCATTCACCAATTTTCGAACGAAGATCCGTAAATGGAAAAAACTTGTTTTAACATCATGA
- the pgmB gene encoding beta-phosphoglucomutase, with translation MKKGFVFDLDGVITDTAKFHYIAWKDLAKNLGITIDEAFNETLKGISRMDSLEKILAYGQRENDFTLAEKEALAQTKNDEYVSLLADLSAQDLLPGVHDFLVQAKEHHIPCSIASASKNAPMILEKLGVLEFFGHIVDPETLKKGKPDPEIFVKAAASINVAPKDAIGFEDAQAGIEGIKAAGMYAVGISPTEVLTGADLQVASMTELDIEQLINQ, from the coding sequence ATGAAAAAAGGCTTTGTTTTTGATTTAGACGGCGTTATTACCGATACAGCAAAATTCCATTATATTGCTTGGAAAGATTTAGCAAAAAATCTAGGCATCACAATCGATGAAGCGTTCAATGAAACATTAAAAGGCATCAGCCGCATGGATTCTTTAGAGAAGATTTTAGCTTATGGTCAACGAGAAAATGATTTTACTTTAGCAGAGAAAGAAGCACTCGCGCAAACGAAAAACGATGAGTATGTTTCGCTTCTGGCAGACCTTTCAGCGCAAGACTTATTGCCAGGCGTTCATGACTTTTTAGTTCAGGCAAAAGAACACCACATTCCTTGTTCGATCGCATCCGCTTCTAAAAATGCACCGATGATTTTAGAAAAGTTAGGTGTTCTTGAATTTTTCGGGCATATTGTTGATCCGGAAACACTAAAAAAAGGTAAACCTGATCCGGAAATTTTCGTAAAAGCAGCAGCTAGTATCAATGTCGCCCCAAAAGATGCCATTGGTTTTGAAGACGCACAAGCGGGAATCGAAGGGATCAAGGCAGCTGGAATGTATGCTGTTGGGATTTCCCCAACAGAAGTTTTAACAGGTGCTGACTTACAAGTTGCTTCCATGACTGAACTGGATATTGAGCAACTAATCAACCAATAA
- a CDS encoding glycoside hydrolase family 65 protein yields the protein MNFLVLSLTQDALYIQEKEQSNLISEQAISFSDFEFPKTAETLATQIKEEFPTARGAIFNDISPDFYKKNKQANPLNVGLDTLIKYFSERLNFPILTASELEESKDLATAFTKKMEYSTWNLDYFGYTPGKEEYSVESLLTIGNGFMGLRGTVPEMSLSKNHYPATYIAGLYNEEKSEVAGQIVENEDFVNTPNNQYISIQVEGTDEWLTLEKSTLHYLHRNLNLKTGLFTSTMVIEDTHKHQLTITAQKIVNMAKMNNYSIKYSIKPVNFSKNITIKTATDGSIYNFNVERYRNLTAKHFHITQLLAEKNNSMIEIQTNQSKIKVQQIATISGDFFEANAIKNSIGEERIEQEITFYAEKNTAYTLEKQVQVKASIAKESWETPSLPAISFDSEFTESKLAWDTLWEKSDIQITGDLMSQKLLRIHTYHLFVSASPFNNNELDVSVTARGLHGEAYRGHIFWDEIFILPFYILHFPETAKQLLMYRYNRLGKAKENARESNYAGAMYPWQSGLDGSEDTQKLHLNPLNGEWGEDHSILQRHVSLAIAYNIWMYWNNSGDDQFIKEYGAEMLVEIANFWRSAASFDDKTKRYSIAKVMGPDEFHEGYPNSTESGLKNNAYTNLMVVWLFEELEGILSLLNTQERTELFNKTGITQDNLEKMKDIRKRLSIEVNEDGIIAQYEGYFDLKEIDWDAARAKYGNIYRMDRILKAEGQSPDDYKVSKQADTLMLFYNLNKEKIDEILEELGYELPADYLEKNLLYYLNRTSHGSTLSRIVHAQLAEAVSFHDLSWTLYQEALYSDYQDIQGGTTAEGIHTGVMAATIYVTLTTYAGIDIKKNQLTIQPNLPKNWEEMTFNLDHKGIHYQLTISKYTVQISPSQDTTVIINGQPYPLIAHKVANINY from the coding sequence ATGAACTTTCTAGTCCTTTCACTTACACAAGATGCCTTATATATTCAGGAAAAAGAACAGAGCAACCTTATTTCGGAACAAGCAATTTCTTTTTCTGATTTTGAATTTCCTAAAACTGCTGAAACTTTAGCAACCCAAATCAAAGAAGAGTTTCCAACTGCCAGAGGTGCTATTTTCAACGATATATCACCTGACTTTTACAAGAAAAACAAGCAAGCAAATCCATTGAATGTAGGGCTTGATACTCTAATCAAATACTTTTCAGAACGCTTGAATTTTCCAATCCTTACAGCTTCTGAACTGGAAGAAAGTAAAGATTTAGCTACAGCATTTACTAAAAAAATGGAGTACTCTACCTGGAATTTAGATTATTTTGGTTATACACCAGGTAAAGAAGAATATTCAGTGGAATCCTTACTAACGATTGGTAACGGCTTTATGGGTTTACGCGGTACAGTCCCTGAAATGTCCCTTTCAAAAAATCATTATCCTGCCACTTATATTGCGGGACTTTACAATGAAGAAAAGTCAGAAGTTGCCGGTCAAATCGTTGAAAACGAAGACTTCGTAAATACACCAAATAACCAATATATAAGCATCCAAGTCGAAGGGACTGATGAGTGGCTCACTCTTGAAAAATCCACCTTGCATTATCTGCATAGAAATTTAAATTTAAAAACAGGTTTATTTACTTCGACTATGGTCATTGAAGATACACATAAACATCAATTAACAATAACTGCTCAGAAAATAGTTAATATGGCAAAAATGAACAATTACAGTATCAAATACTCGATCAAACCTGTGAATTTTTCTAAAAACATTACGATCAAGACCGCAACTGATGGATCAATCTATAATTTCAATGTAGAGCGATACCGTAATTTAACAGCAAAGCACTTTCATATAACACAATTACTTGCAGAAAAAAACAACTCTATGATTGAAATCCAAACAAATCAATCAAAAATAAAAGTCCAACAAATAGCAACTATTAGTGGAGACTTTTTTGAGGCGAATGCCATAAAAAACTCGATTGGTGAAGAGCGAATAGAACAAGAAATCACTTTTTATGCTGAAAAAAATACAGCTTATACACTTGAAAAACAAGTCCAAGTTAAAGCTTCTATAGCTAAGGAAAGTTGGGAAACCCCTTCTCTTCCAGCCATTTCTTTTGACTCAGAATTTACCGAAAGTAAGCTTGCTTGGGATACATTGTGGGAAAAATCAGATATCCAGATCACAGGAGATTTGATGTCACAAAAATTGCTGCGTATCCATACGTATCATCTATTCGTTTCTGCTTCTCCGTTTAACAACAATGAACTAGATGTTTCTGTAACTGCTCGCGGTTTACATGGTGAAGCTTATCGAGGCCATATTTTCTGGGATGAAATTTTTATCTTACCATTTTATATTCTCCATTTTCCTGAAACAGCTAAACAATTGTTGATGTATCGCTATAATCGTTTAGGCAAAGCAAAAGAAAATGCTCGTGAAAGCAACTATGCTGGTGCGATGTATCCTTGGCAGTCGGGTCTTGATGGCAGTGAAGATACACAAAAACTTCATTTGAATCCATTAAATGGAGAATGGGGTGAAGATCACAGTATCCTTCAGCGTCATGTCTCTCTAGCGATTGCATACAATATCTGGATGTATTGGAACAACTCTGGCGACGATCAGTTCATTAAAGAATATGGTGCCGAAATGCTAGTAGAAATTGCAAATTTCTGGCGTAGTGCTGCCTCTTTTGATGACAAAACTAAACGCTACTCTATCGCTAAAGTGATGGGACCTGATGAATTCCATGAAGGGTATCCTAATAGTACCGAAAGCGGCTTAAAAAATAATGCTTATACTAATCTAATGGTCGTTTGGTTATTTGAAGAATTAGAAGGTATCCTTTCACTATTAAATACGCAAGAACGAACAGAATTATTTAACAAGACAGGAATCACGCAAGACAATCTTGAAAAAATGAAAGACATTCGTAAACGACTATCAATCGAGGTCAATGAAGATGGGATCATCGCCCAATATGAAGGTTACTTCGATTTAAAGGAAATTGATTGGGATGCGGCTCGTGCGAAGTATGGCAATATTTACCGAATGGATCGAATTTTAAAAGCAGAAGGTCAATCACCTGATGACTATAAAGTGTCAAAACAAGCAGATACATTAATGCTGTTTTATAATTTAAATAAAGAAAAAATCGATGAAATTTTAGAAGAGCTTGGTTATGAATTGCCTGCTGATTATCTTGAAAAAAATCTTTTATATTATTTAAATAGAACTTCACATGGTTCAACATTATCAAGAATCGTCCATGCACAATTAGCCGAAGCGGTATCTTTTCATGACCTATCTTGGACGTTATATCAAGAAGCTTTATACTCTGATTATCAAGATATCCAAGGTGGAACGACTGCTGAAGGAATTCATACAGGTGTAATGGCCGCAACCATTTACGTTACGTTAACTACGTATGCTGGAATCGATATTAAAAAGAACCAGCTGACGATCCAGCCAAATTTACCGAAAAACTGGGAGGAAATGACCTTTAACCTTGATCACAAAGGAATTCACTATCAGTTGACTATTTCAAAATACACGGTTCAAATTTCTCCATCACAAGACACAACGGTCATCATCAATGGGCAACCTTATCCATTGATAGCCCATAAAGTAGCAAACATTAACTATTAA
- the treR gene encoding trehalose operon repressor, with protein sequence MNKFHDIFLELEKGILEGDYQPGTLLPSENQLVEQYSVSRETIRKALNLLINAGYIQKKQGKGSIVLNVRKFDLPISGVISYKELQNAQQIHSLTKVVELKEEKVSESLARLTGWKKEAAVWRLVRQREIDGEVVIVDIDYLLKEIIHELPKERAADSIYDYFENDLGLAISYAQKEITVEAVTEDDQRLMDIHEDTHVVVVRSVVSLEDTRCFEYTESRHRLDKFKFVDFARRRKA encoded by the coding sequence ATGAATAAATTTCATGATATATTTTTAGAACTTGAAAAAGGGATTTTAGAAGGAGATTATCAACCTGGAACGCTGCTCCCAAGTGAAAATCAATTGGTAGAGCAATATTCAGTTTCAAGAGAAACAATTCGCAAAGCGCTGAATTTATTAATCAATGCAGGCTATATCCAAAAGAAACAAGGAAAAGGATCGATTGTTTTAAATGTTAGAAAATTTGATTTACCGATTTCGGGTGTTATTAGTTATAAGGAATTACAAAATGCTCAGCAAATACATAGCCTAACTAAAGTTGTGGAGCTAAAGGAAGAAAAAGTTAGTGAATCTTTAGCGCGTTTGACTGGCTGGAAGAAAGAGGCGGCCGTGTGGCGTCTGGTTCGTCAACGGGAAATAGATGGGGAAGTCGTAATTGTTGATATTGATTATTTATTAAAAGAAATCATTCATGAGTTGCCAAAAGAGCGTGCGGCAGACTCTATCTATGATTACTTTGAAAATGATTTAGGTTTGGCCATCAGTTATGCGCAAAAAGAGATCACAGTAGAAGCTGTCACTGAAGATGATCAGAGATTGATGGACATTCATGAAGATACTCATGTAGTGGTTGTCCGCAGTGTGGTCAGCTTAGAAGATACGCGTTGTTTTGAATATACGGAATCCAGACATCGATTAGATAAATTTAAATTTGTTGATTTTGCTAGACGAAGAAAAGCCTAA